A genomic window from Flavobacterium sp. I3-2 includes:
- a CDS encoding porin family protein, with protein MKKLIVIACLFISVTSVAQNMFGKNPYRNQQEFDKQRVHWGYFLGFNTYNYKINYTEGYEVKNNSQEIQVQTSGGFNVGMVGDLRLTEYLNLRFEPGLYYGKKTLFFPQLAEGNNLSKIRTINSTYINFPLLLKFSALRTGNIRPYVVGGFSKSLNLGSNEDSKDDNYAGKFRVKKWTNNYELGLGVDFYFEHFKFTPSVRGVFGMGDELVRDRNPQSPWTGGIESMKTRAILVNFTFH; from the coding sequence ATGAAAAAACTAATTGTAATTGCTTGTCTTTTTATTTCAGTAACAAGTGTTGCTCAAAATATGTTCGGAAAAAATCCTTATAGAAACCAACAAGAATTTGATAAACAAAGAGTTCATTGGGGTTATTTCTTGGGATTCAACACCTATAATTATAAAATTAATTATACAGAAGGTTACGAAGTTAAAAATAACAGTCAAGAAATTCAAGTACAAACAAGTGGTGGTTTCAATGTTGGTATGGTTGGTGATCTAAGATTAACTGAATATTTAAATTTGCGTTTTGAACCAGGTTTATATTATGGAAAAAAAACACTTTTTTTTCCACAGTTAGCTGAAGGAAACAATTTGTCTAAAATCAGAACAATTAATTCAACTTACATTAACTTTCCATTATTATTAAAATTCTCAGCTTTGCGTACCGGAAATATTCGTCCGTATGTTGTGGGCGGTTTTTCTAAATCATTAAATCTTGGAAGCAACGAAGATTCTAAAGATGACAATTACGCAGGAAAATTTAGAGTAAAAAAATGGACGAACAATTACGAATTAGGTTTAGGAGTTGATTTTTATTTTGAACATTTTAAATTTACACCATCTGTTCGAGGTGTTTTTGGAATGGGCGATGAATTAGTTCGTGATCGTAATCCACAAAGTCCTTGGACAGGAGGAATAGAGTCAATGAAAACCAGAGCAATCTTAGTTAACTTCACATTTCATTAA
- the purH gene encoding bifunctional phosphoribosylaminoimidazolecarboxamide formyltransferase/IMP cyclohydrolase: protein MTTTKKIQSALISVFDKNGLEPIVKKLHENNVIIYSTGGTETFIKDLGIPVVPVEDVTSYPSILGGRVKTLHPKIFGGILNRQDHEGDVQQMQEYAIPQIDLVIVDLYPFEKTVASKAPEADIIEKIDIGGISLIRAAAKNFKDTVIVASVDEYELFLNMITEGDGATTLEQRRLLATRAFHVSSNYDSAIFNYFNTDETVLKISEANGQTLRYGENPHQKGFFFGNFDEMFTKVHGKELSYNNLLDVDAGVKLMEEFKNEAPTFAILKHNNACGVAQKTTMVDAYLTALAGDPTSAFGGVLIANGKIDVATAEEINKLFCEIVIAPSYDEEAITILQSKKNRIILIINDVELPNKQVRSCLNGILVQDKDYITDTKEHLNFVTNLTPTEEQIDDLLFASKICKHTKSNTIVLVKNKQLCASGTGQTSRVDALNQAIEKANTFNFELKGAVMASDAFFPFPDCVEIANNAGITAVIQPGGSIKDELSINYCNENNVAMVTTGIRHFKH from the coding sequence ATGACAACAACTAAAAAGATTCAATCTGCATTAATATCAGTTTTTGATAAAAATGGTTTAGAACCAATTGTAAAAAAATTACACGAAAACAACGTAATTATTTATTCTACTGGAGGAACAGAAACATTTATCAAAGATTTAGGTATTCCTGTAGTTCCTGTTGAGGACGTTACATCTTACCCATCTATTTTAGGTGGACGCGTTAAAACTTTACATCCAAAAATTTTTGGTGGAATTTTAAATCGTCAAGACCATGAAGGAGATGTACAACAAATGCAAGAATATGCAATTCCTCAAATCGATTTAGTTATTGTAGATTTATATCCGTTCGAAAAAACAGTTGCATCAAAAGCACCTGAAGCTGATATCATAGAAAAAATTGACATTGGAGGAATTTCTTTAATTCGTGCAGCAGCTAAAAATTTCAAAGATACAGTTATCGTTGCTTCTGTAGATGAATACGAATTATTCTTAAACATGATTACCGAAGGTGATGGAGCTACAACTTTAGAACAAAGACGATTATTAGCAACACGCGCTTTCCACGTTTCATCAAATTACGACAGTGCAATTTTCAACTATTTCAATACAGACGAAACTGTTTTAAAAATTAGCGAAGCAAATGGTCAAACGTTACGATATGGAGAAAACCCACATCAAAAAGGATTTTTCTTTGGAAATTTTGACGAAATGTTTACAAAAGTTCACGGAAAAGAGTTATCTTACAATAATTTATTAGATGTTGATGCTGGTGTAAAATTAATGGAAGAGTTCAAAAACGAAGCTCCAACATTTGCAATCCTTAAACATAACAATGCTTGTGGCGTTGCTCAAAAAACAACAATGGTTGATGCTTATCTGACAGCTTTAGCTGGTGACCCAACTTCTGCTTTTGGTGGTGTTTTAATTGCTAACGGAAAAATTGATGTCGCAACAGCCGAAGAAATTAATAAATTATTTTGTGAAATTGTAATCGCACCTTCATATGACGAAGAAGCCATTACTATTTTACAAAGCAAAAAAAATAGAATTATTCTAATCATTAACGATGTAGAATTACCAAACAAACAAGTTCGTAGCTGTTTAAACGGAATTTTGGTTCAAGATAAAGATTATATCACAGACACTAAAGAACATTTAAACTTTGTTACAAACTTAACACCAACAGAAGAGCAAATTGACGATTTATTATTCGCTTCAAAAATTTGCAAACACACAAAATCAAACACAATTGTTTTAGTCAAAAACAAACAATTATGTGCTTCTGGAACAGGACAAACATCACGTGTTGACGCTTTAAATCAAGCGATAGAAAAAGCAAACACTTTTAATTTTGAATTAAAAGGAGCTGTCATGGCAAGTGATGCTTTCTTCCCTTTCCCTGATTGTGTTGAAATTGCAAATAACGCAGGAATCACAGCTGTTATTCAACCTGGTGGATCAATTAAGGATGAATTAAGTATAAACTATTGTAACGAAAATAATGTTGCAATGGTTACAACAGGAATTCGTCATTTTAAACATTAA
- the fbaA gene encoding class II fructose-bisphosphate aldolase, with amino-acid sequence MAHNIKPGVATGDQVQEIFRYAKEKGFALPAINVTNSSNINGVMETAAKLNAPVIIQFSNGGGLFMAGKGLSNENEKAAIAGCVSGAKHVHELAELYGATVILHTDHCAKKLLPWIDGLLDASEKFFAETGKPLFSSHMIDLSEEPIEENLEISKKYLERMSKMGMTLEIELGITGGEEDGVDNSDVDSSKLYTQPEEVAYAYEELMKVSPRFTIAAAFGNVHGVYKPGNVKLTPKILDNSQKFVEQKYGTISNPIDFVFHGGSGSTLEEIRESIGYGVIKMNLDTDLQFAFTEGTRDYMVSKIDYLKTQIGNPEGEELPNKKYYDPRKWLRESELTFNKRLEQAFSDLNNVNTL; translated from the coding sequence ATGGCACATAACATTAAACCTGGAGTAGCTACAGGAGATCAAGTACAAGAAATTTTCAGATATGCAAAAGAAAAAGGATTTGCTTTACCTGCAATTAACGTAACAAATTCTAGCAATATCAACGGTGTAATGGAAACAGCAGCAAAATTAAACGCTCCTGTAATCATTCAATTCTCAAACGGAGGTGGATTATTTATGGCCGGAAAAGGTTTGTCTAATGAAAATGAAAAAGCTGCTATTGCAGGATGTGTTTCTGGTGCGAAACACGTTCATGAATTAGCTGAATTATACGGTGCTACTGTTATTTTACACACAGATCATTGCGCTAAAAAATTATTACCTTGGATTGATGGATTGTTAGATGCTAGCGAAAAATTCTTTGCTGAAACTGGTAAACCTTTATTTTCTTCTCATATGATTGATTTATCAGAAGAGCCAATTGAAGAAAACTTAGAAATCTCTAAAAAATATTTAGAGCGTATGAGTAAAATGGGAATGACTCTAGAAATCGAATTAGGAATTACTGGTGGTGAAGAAGATGGTGTTGATAACTCTGATGTTGATTCGTCTAAATTATACACACAACCAGAAGAAGTTGCTTATGCATACGAAGAGTTAATGAAAGTATCGCCTCGTTTTACAATTGCAGCTGCTTTCGGAAATGTTCACGGTGTTTACAAACCAGGTAACGTAAAATTGACTCCAAAAATTTTAGATAATTCTCAAAAATTTGTTGAACAAAAATACGGAACAATCTCAAATCCAATCGACTTTGTTTTTCATGGCGGTTCAGGTTCAACATTAGAAGAAATCAGAGAATCTATAGGTTACGGAGTAATTAAAATGAATTTAGATACCGATTTACAATTTGCTTTCACTGAAGGAACAAGAGATTATATGGTATCTAAAATTGACTATTTAAAAACACAAATTGGAAATCCAGAAGGAGAAGAACTTCCAAATAAAAAATATTATGATCCACGTAAATGGTTACGTGAATCAGAATTAACTTTCAACAAACGATTAGAACAAGCTTTCTCTGATTTAAACAACGTAAACACGCTGTAA
- the accD gene encoding acetyl-CoA carboxylase, carboxyltransferase subunit beta, translating into MAWFKRTEKGIQTPTEDKKDTPKGLWYKSPTGKIVDADELAANLWVSPEDGYHVRIGSNEYYKILFDDNKYTELFEKIVSKDILDFVDTKKYTERLKEAQSKTKLKDAVRVAVGKSKGADLVVACMDFAFIGGSMGSVVGEKIARGIDYSIKHKIPFMMISKSGGARMMEAAFSLMQMAKTSAKLAQLAEAKIPYISLCTDPTTGGTTASYAMLGDINIAEPGALIGFAGPRIVKDTTGKDLPEGFQTSEFLLEHGFLDFVTHRKKLKDSVNLYIDLILNQPVR; encoded by the coding sequence ATGGCTTGGTTTAAAAGAACTGAAAAAGGGATTCAAACCCCAACTGAAGATAAAAAAGATACTCCAAAAGGTTTATGGTATAAATCTCCAACAGGTAAAATTGTTGATGCAGATGAACTTGCTGCAAATTTATGGGTAAGTCCAGAAGATGGTTATCATGTTAGAATTGGAAGCAACGAATATTATAAAATTTTATTCGACGATAACAAATACACAGAATTATTTGAAAAAATTGTATCTAAAGATATTTTAGATTTCGTCGATACAAAAAAATATACAGAACGCTTAAAAGAAGCCCAAAGTAAAACAAAATTAAAAGATGCAGTTCGTGTAGCTGTTGGAAAATCTAAAGGTGCTGACTTAGTAGTAGCTTGTATGGATTTCGCTTTTATTGGAGGTTCAATGGGATCAGTTGTTGGAGAAAAAATCGCAAGAGGAATTGATTATTCAATCAAACATAAAATTCCTTTTATGATGATTTCTAAATCTGGTGGAGCACGTATGATGGAAGCTGCTTTTTCATTAATGCAAATGGCAAAAACTTCTGCAAAATTAGCTCAACTAGCTGAAGCAAAAATTCCTTATATTTCTTTATGTACCGACCCAACTACTGGTGGAACAACTGCTTCTTATGCAATGTTAGGAGATATTAATATTGCTGAACCAGGTGCTCTAATTGGTTTTGCAGGACCACGTATTGTAAAAGACACAACAGGTAAAGATTTACCAGAAGGGTTTCAAACTTCTGAATTTTTATTAGAACATGGTTTCTTAGATTTTGTTACACATCGTAAAAAATTAAAAGACAGTGTAAATCTTTATATCGATTTAATTTTAAACCAACCGGTTAGATAA
- a CDS encoding BamA/TamA family outer membrane protein — MTKRVPDGEQLLMKNEILKNGKKETSDAITGQLYQHPNSNLLGMRIRLQLYNLAKVDADSSYNAWLKQNPNTNKFLNSVLSAKQTDRLGNSFLVSGISNSLKNLGEKPVLLKEDQAEKSTLRLRNYFFNRGFFNTKVAYKIDSIKPKEAKVDYTITTGSPFYIDSLYATVHSEDLKTLYNLNEKRSLIKTGKQYNSAVLDEERDRITTLFRNNGAYDFQKTFINYEIDTVGKNHKADINLIINDKTVKTGDSLIKQPFKLYSLSKVNIYTLNKTASNRRMLTDTIEYNGIKILSEGPLNYRPKVLTNTIFLEPETKYSDSRRLLTSRSLSNLRVFNYPSIEFVKDPADSTGLSLITNITLVPKERAVFKPSIDVTHSNIQDFGILGSLGYDFNNVFKGAEILSVGVRGSIGSSASKYRSNQNTFFDILEYGADVKLSFPRFVFFTNTDKILPRRMFPVTNVSLGFSSQQNIGLDKRNLTAVYNYNWSPQRRTNFNLDLLNLQYVRNLNPGNYFNVYKSSYNTLNNLAHMTDTNPDYLNSQGNLNISGGGPDKFIHDVLNGNTTFPSNSSEYKTIRSINERKNRLTENNLILASNITFTQSSRTNIDDNEFYIFRSKIESAGNLASLLSNLQKNNVREDGSKTLFDVAYSQYIKGEVDYIKYFDLGNKKVIAVRAFGGIAIPYGNSNSIPFSRSYFAGGSNDNRAWQSYRLGPGSSEGVNDFNEANMKLAFSFEYRFNITGKWNLGLFADAGNIWNVLDNVEDESMNFEGLKSLEEIALGTGFGIRYDLGFFVIRCDIGFKTYNPGKSPGERWFKELNIRDAVLNVGINYPF; from the coding sequence TTGACAAAAAGAGTACCAGATGGTGAGCAGCTTTTAATGAAAAATGAGATTTTAAAAAATGGCAAAAAAGAAACTTCAGATGCCATAACAGGACAGTTATATCAACATCCGAATTCTAACTTGCTTGGCATGAGAATTCGTTTGCAATTATATAATTTGGCTAAGGTTGATGCAGATTCATCATACAACGCTTGGTTAAAACAAAATCCGAATACAAATAAATTTTTAAATTCTGTTTTATCTGCAAAACAAACCGATCGTTTAGGTAATTCTTTTTTGGTTTCTGGAATCAGCAATTCATTAAAAAACTTAGGAGAAAAACCAGTACTTTTAAAAGAAGATCAAGCGGAAAAATCTACATTGAGATTGCGAAATTATTTTTTTAATCGTGGTTTTTTCAACACAAAAGTTGCCTATAAAATAGATTCTATCAAACCTAAAGAAGCAAAAGTAGATTATACGATTACAACGGGAAGCCCTTTTTATATCGATAGTTTATATGCAACAGTTCATTCTGAAGATTTAAAAACTTTATATAATTTAAATGAAAAACGTTCTTTAATCAAAACCGGAAAACAATATAACAGTGCTGTTTTAGACGAAGAAAGAGATCGAATTACTACGCTTTTTAGAAACAATGGCGCCTATGATTTTCAAAAAACTTTTATTAATTATGAAATTGATACAGTTGGTAAAAATCACAAAGCTGACATCAATCTTATAATTAATGACAAGACTGTAAAAACGGGAGATTCTTTAATCAAACAACCTTTCAAATTATATTCGTTAAGCAAAGTCAACATCTACACTTTGAACAAAACCGCAAGCAACCGAAGAATGCTTACGGACACCATTGAATACAATGGCATTAAAATATTGAGCGAAGGTCCACTAAATTATCGTCCGAAAGTATTAACAAATACTATATTTCTTGAACCAGAGACAAAATATAGTGACAGTAGACGTTTATTAACTTCACGTTCTTTAAGTAATTTACGCGTTTTTAATTATCCGTCAATTGAATTTGTAAAAGACCCAGCTGACAGTACTGGTTTATCTTTAATCACTAATATTACTTTGGTTCCTAAAGAACGAGCTGTATTCAAACCTTCGATTGATGTCACACATTCAAACATACAAGATTTTGGAATTCTTGGAAGTTTAGGATATGATTTCAACAATGTTTTTAAAGGTGCTGAAATTTTAAGCGTTGGTGTAAGAGGAAGTATTGGTTCTTCTGCAAGTAAATATCGAAGTAATCAAAACACTTTTTTTGACATTTTAGAATATGGAGCTGACGTAAAATTATCATTTCCTAGATTTGTATTTTTTACAAACACAGATAAAATTTTACCAAGAAGAATGTTTCCAGTTACCAATGTTAGTTTAGGATTTTCGAGTCAACAAAATATTGGTTTAGACAAGAGAAACCTAACAGCCGTTTATAATTACAACTGGAGCCCACAAAGAAGAACAAATTTTAATCTAGATTTATTGAATTTACAATACGTCAGAAATTTAAATCCTGGAAACTATTTCAATGTCTATAAATCTTCATATAATACTTTAAATAATTTAGCTCACATGACTGATACAAATCCTGATTATTTAAATAGTCAAGGAAATTTGAATATTAGTGGTGGCGGTCCAGACAAATTTATACATGATGTATTAAACGGAAATACAACTTTTCCAAGTAATTCATCTGAATACAAAACGATACGAAGTATTAATGAAAGAAAGAATAGACTTACAGAAAACAATTTAATTCTGGCATCTAACATTACCTTCACACAATCCTCTAGAACGAATATTGATGATAATGAATTTTATATTTTCAGATCAAAAATAGAATCTGCTGGTAATTTAGCAAGCTTGTTATCTAATCTTCAAAAAAACAATGTTCGAGAAGATGGTTCAAAAACATTATTTGATGTTGCTTATTCGCAATATATCAAAGGAGAAGTAGATTATATCAAATATTTCGATTTAGGAAATAAAAAAGTAATTGCAGTACGAGCTTTCGGTGGTATTGCAATTCCGTACGGAAATTCCAATAGCATACCGTTCTCACGAAGTTATTTTGCTGGTGGATCCAACGACAATCGCGCTTGGCAATCGTATCGTTTAGGACCAGGAAGTAGCGAAGGTGTAAATGATTTTAATGAAGCAAATATGAAATTGGCATTTTCATTTGAATACAGATTCAATATTACAGGAAAATGGAATTTAGGTTTGTTTGCCGATGCAGGTAATATTTGGAATGTTTTAGACAATGTTGAAGACGAGTCAATGAATTTTGAAGGACTTAAATCATTAGAAGAAATTGCCCTTGGAACAGGATTTGGAATTCGATATGATTTAGGCTTTTTCGTAATACGCTGTGACATAGGATTTAAAACATACAACCCAGGTAAATCTCCTGGTGAAAGATGGTTCAAAGAATTAAATATTAGAGATGCAGTTTTAAATGTAGGAATTAACTATCCATTTTAA
- a CDS encoding ABC transporter permease, with the protein MIYLKLIKESLLFALNALRTNKLRTLLSLLGVTVGIFSIIAVLAAVDSMDRGIRKDLEGMDNSMLNIFQYSFSPTDVPKWKMEQFPDMKYDEYEYLKRNVVSIDRISFNYFTNSQNIKSEYATANDVSISPCSFDYQYIDNIKVEKGRFFNESEDASGSSVIVLGYEIAEVLFPNVNAIGQTVRLYGKRFDVIGVLEKQGSSSFGESKDLQVFIPSNFLRQYYGENSNYLTSVIVVKPIKGFDSGIFKDDITLKLRTFRGLKPSDIDNFFLNEFAGLTEFIDNIVGSLNVVGWIISAFSLLVGGFGIANIMFVSVKERTHIIGIQKALGAKNHFILYQFLFEAVILSFIGGLVGVLLVYLIAVIVSASTSFEFILSFSNVIIGLSLASFIGLLSGILPAISASKLDPVEAIRSGM; encoded by the coding sequence ATGATTTATTTAAAGTTAATTAAAGAAAGTTTATTGTTCGCGCTCAATGCCTTACGGACAAATAAATTACGAACCTTACTCTCTCTTTTAGGTGTTACTGTCGGAATTTTTTCGATAATTGCTGTTTTAGCGGCTGTGGATTCTATGGATAGAGGAATTCGTAAAGATTTAGAAGGAATGGATAATTCAATGTTGAATATTTTTCAATATTCATTTTCTCCAACCGATGTTCCAAAATGGAAGATGGAACAATTTCCAGACATGAAATATGATGAGTATGAATACTTGAAACGAAATGTGGTAAGTATTGATCGAATTTCTTTTAATTATTTTACCAATTCACAAAATATCAAGTCAGAATATGCAACTGCAAACGATGTTTCTATTTCGCCTTGTAGTTTTGACTATCAATATATAGATAATATTAAGGTTGAGAAAGGTCGCTTTTTTAACGAAAGTGAAGATGCTTCAGGAAGTTCGGTTATTGTCTTGGGATATGAAATTGCCGAAGTGTTGTTTCCGAATGTTAATGCAATTGGACAAACGGTTCGCTTATATGGAAAACGATTTGATGTTATTGGTGTTTTAGAAAAACAAGGATCCTCTTCATTTGGAGAATCAAAAGATTTACAAGTTTTTATTCCTTCGAATTTCTTGAGACAATATTATGGTGAAAATAGTAATTATTTAACTTCTGTTATTGTTGTAAAACCAATCAAAGGATTTGATTCGGGTATCTTTAAAGATGATATTACTTTGAAGTTGCGTACATTTAGAGGTTTGAAACCATCTGATATAGACAATTTCTTTTTAAATGAATTTGCTGGTTTAACCGAGTTTATTGATAATATTGTAGGGAGTTTAAATGTTGTTGGTTGGATTATTAGTGCTTTTTCTTTATTAGTAGGTGGGTTCGGAATTGCAAATATTATGTTTGTTTCTGTAAAAGAACGAACGCATATTATTGGAATTCAAAAAGCATTAGGAGCAAAGAATCATTTTATATTATATCAGTTTTTATTTGAAGCTGTTATACTTTCATTTATTGGAGGTTTAGTTGGGGTTTTGTTAGTTTATTTAATTGCAGTTATTGTATCTGCTTCAACTTCATTTGAATTTATTTTAAGTTTTTCAAACGTAATTATCGGACTTTCGTTAGCAAGTTTTATTGGTTTGTTGTCGGGTATTTTACCTGCGATATCGGCTTCTAAACTTGATCCAGTTGAAGCGATTAGATCAGGAATGTAA
- the ubiE gene encoding bifunctional demethylmenaquinone methyltransferase/2-methoxy-6-polyprenyl-1,4-benzoquinol methylase UbiE — MSKQVNPYKDSNLGKKEQVAQMFNTISENYDNLNRMISLGTDQGWRKNVLKMVAAKKPDSILDIATGTGDMAIFLSKTNATRIVGLDLSQGMLDVGKEKVKALKLDDRIEMILGDSENLPFEDNSFDAITVGFGIRNFETLEKGLAEILRVLKPNGIFIILETSVPTKFPLKQGYNFYTKVMVPFMGKMFSKDQQAYEYLSESAKNFPFGEELNNILRKVGFKNVKHHPQTMGVATIYESSK, encoded by the coding sequence ATGTCAAAACAAGTCAATCCATATAAAGATTCTAATTTGGGCAAAAAAGAACAAGTCGCTCAAATGTTCAATACCATTTCTGAAAATTACGATAACTTAAACCGTATGATTTCTTTAGGAACCGATCAAGGTTGGAGAAAGAATGTCTTGAAAATGGTTGCTGCGAAAAAACCAGATTCAATTTTAGATATCGCAACCGGAACTGGCGACATGGCCATCTTTTTATCGAAAACAAATGCAACTCGAATTGTAGGTTTAGATCTTTCACAAGGCATGCTTGATGTTGGAAAAGAAAAAGTAAAAGCTCTAAAATTAGATGACAGAATCGAAATGATTTTAGGTGATTCTGAGAATTTACCTTTCGAAGACAACAGCTTTGATGCCATTACAGTTGGCTTTGGGATTAGAAATTTTGAGACCTTAGAAAAAGGTTTAGCAGAAATTTTAAGAGTTTTAAAACCGAACGGAATTTTTATTATATTAGAAACTTCAGTTCCAACTAAATTTCCTTTGAAACAAGGTTATAATTTTTATACAAAAGTCATGGTTCCATTTATGGGAAAAATGTTCTCTAAAGACCAGCAAGCGTATGAATATTTATCAGAATCTGCAAAAAATTTTCCTTTTGGAGAAGAATTGAACAATATTTTGAGAAAAGTTGGGTTTAAGAATGTAAAGCATCATCCTCAAACAATGGGAGTTGCTACAATTTATGAATCATCAAAATAA
- a CDS encoding inorganic diphosphatase encodes MTNFEKFDAFIEIPTGSRNKYEFDFELKKMRFDRLLFSSMMYPADYGFIPETLALDNDPLDVLVLVTEPMIPGLLVEVKPVGVFYMSDDKGQDEKIICVPTGDPIMNKLNDLKDVNEHKLLEIEHFFQVYKDLEKKKVETNGFGDKAAAIALIEECQARFSALDAEKQASFAI; translated from the coding sequence ATGACAAATTTTGAAAAATTCGATGCATTTATCGAAATACCAACAGGAAGCAGAAACAAATATGAATTTGATTTTGAATTAAAAAAAATGCGTTTCGACCGTTTATTATTCTCTTCAATGATGTATCCTGCTGATTACGGATTTATTCCTGAAACTTTAGCTTTAGATAACGACCCGTTAGACGTTTTAGTTTTAGTTACAGAACCAATGATTCCAGGATTATTAGTTGAAGTTAAACCAGTTGGTGTTTTTTATATGTCTGACGATAAAGGACAAGACGAAAAAATCATCTGTGTTCCTACAGGAGATCCAATCATGAACAAATTAAACGACTTAAAAGACGTTAACGAACATAAATTATTAGAAATCGAACACTTCTTCCAAGTTTACAAAGATTTAGAAAAGAAAAAAGTAGAAACTAACGGATTCGGAGACAAAGCAGCTGCAATTGCTTTAATCGAAGAATGTCAAGCTCGTTTCAGTGCTTTAGACGCTGAAAAACAAGCTTCGTTCGCAATCTAA
- a CDS encoding TrmH family RNA methyltransferase has translation MISKNQIKQISQLKQKKFREIDQKFIAEGIKVIQELIASDLKLVHIYVTEYFDFGVSSNLVTQISETDLKKISALTNPNTCLAVFEMPNLNLPQPNGLKVALDDVRDPGNLGTIIRLCDWFGISDLICSETSVDVYNPKVVQATMGSMTRVNVHYVDLKKYLQETNVPIYGTFMDGNNIYKEQLKTEGIIVMGNEANGISVEIEKLVTHRISIPRFGDLQVTESLNVATATAITLSEFRR, from the coding sequence ATGATTAGTAAAAATCAAATAAAGCAAATCAGTCAATTGAAACAAAAGAAATTTCGTGAGATTGATCAGAAGTTTATTGCAGAAGGAATAAAAGTAATTCAAGAATTGATTGCGTCTGATTTGAAGTTGGTTCATATTTATGTAACAGAATATTTTGATTTTGGAGTTTCATCAAATTTAGTAACTCAAATTTCTGAGACCGATTTAAAAAAAATATCGGCACTAACAAACCCAAATACTTGTTTGGCTGTTTTTGAAATGCCCAATTTAAACCTGCCTCAACCAAACGGATTGAAAGTTGCCTTAGACGATGTTCGTGATCCTGGAAATTTAGGAACTATTATTCGATTATGTGATTGGTTTGGGATTTCTGATTTAATTTGTTCTGAAACTTCTGTTGATGTTTACAATCCCAAGGTCGTTCAAGCAACTATGGGTTCAATGACTCGAGTAAATGTACATTATGTTGATTTAAAAAAATATTTACAAGAAACTAATGTGCCAATATATGGAACGTTCATGGATGGAAATAACATATATAAAGAACAGTTAAAAACTGAAGGGATTATTGTGATGGGAAATGAAGCTAATGGAATTTCTGTTGAAATTGAAAAATTAGTTACTCATCGTATTTCTATTCCTAGATTCGGAGATTTACAAGTAACAGAAAGTTTGAATGTTGCGACAGCTACTGCAATTACCTTGAGCGAATTTAGACGATAA